TCGTAGCCATCGTGATCGGCACCTACCCGGAGCTCTTCGCGACGACGACGCTCGGACGCGCGGTCGGCACGGCGGCGATGCTCGGGATCGTGTTCGGCGTCGCCGGCATCAACCACTGGCGACGCACCCGCCGCATCGAAGCGGCGATCGCGCGGCTGCTCCGCACTCCCGCGCCCAAGCCTCCACCGCGCGACCTCGCGCACGCGGCACCGCGCTGATTTTCGCGGCTTTTCGTGCCGTGCGTTTCGTGCTTCGCTGCGCCCGTGAGCCCACTTTCGCCCGCCGAGCGCCTCGCGCGCCAGATGCAGTTCATCATCGAAGCCGACAAGCTGAAGGAAGTTTTCCGCCAGACGCTGTGCACCCAAAGCCGGCGCGCCGAAAACAGCGCCGAACACTCGTGGCACTTCGCGCTCATGGTCATCACGCTGGCCGAGCATTCGAATCACCAGCCGCTCGACGTGCTGCGCGTGCTCAAGATGACGCTCATCCACGACCTCGTGGAAATCGACGCGGGCGACACCTACGCCTACGACACGAAGAACATGGCCGACCAGCACGAGCGCGAGGCGCGCGCCGCCGACCGCATCTTCGGCCTGCTGCCACCTGATCAAGCCGCCGAATTCCGCGCGCTGTGGGATGAGTTCGAGGAGCGCGCGACGCCCGAGGCGAAATTCGCCGCGGCTTGCGATCGTTTCCACCCGATGCTGCTCAACTGCCTCACCGGCGGCGAACGCTGGCGCCATCACGGTGTCACCCACGACAAGGTCGTCGCCCGCAACCAGCACACGCGCGAAGGCTCGACCGCCCTCTGGGCTTACGCGCAGCAGATGCTCGACGAGGCGGTCGCGAACGGATCCTTGGCGAAAACTCCGACCCGGTAACCGCGCCGCCGCGCCGGGCTCCCCTCGCCGACGGATTCACCACGTGCCCGTCGCACCGAGCGCGCACAGCCAGCGCGTGTAGGCCCGGCCCGGAGTGTTGGGCAGCAGACCCTTGC
This region of Opitutia bacterium genomic DNA includes:
- a CDS encoding HD domain-containing protein, whose product is MQFIIEADKLKEVFRQTLCTQSRRAENSAEHSWHFALMVITLAEHSNHQPLDVLRVLKMTLIHDLVEIDAGDTYAYDTKNMADQHEREARAADRIFGLLPPDQAAEFRALWDEFEERATPEAKFAAACDRFHPMLLNCLTGGERWRHHGVTHDKVVARNQHTREGSTALWAYAQQMLDEAVANGSLAKTPTR